One genomic region from Argentina anserina chromosome 2, drPotAnse1.1, whole genome shotgun sequence encodes:
- the LOC126782386 gene encoding pentatricopeptide repeat-containing protein At2g15690, mitochondrial-like isoform X1, translated as MWRRLVPSSPGRRQAFGSAPCRSTRPFLNYSASSLAVEPFQGSFTLSSFHASIAFSSRPAFAINHEYDQVQSDLEGRNNTLGQNADYSGLHSQNIKWSFMEIPHYHWNFIQDPIQIHPDRLKALRQSSDQFRQNYGGGFKGSTDTEIVNNPVQQSENFSRFCGPENGRLQQTTQQNSYVAHQEKPRELVQMPHGFKSQSSSGSPGSINHNYMQHSAEYQQNTVDYNVRSISAQNQILSDCYRNNALHQPSVDTRRYQQSPQVGQYHQRLQFEQYQQSPQVGHYHQRPQFGHYHQRLQFKQYQQSPQVGHYHQSPQVGQYQKSFQVRQYQRYPQFRQYEQSPQVRQYEQSPHVRQYEQSPHVRQYEQIPQSGQYQKIPQVGQYQQSPHVRQYEKSPQIGQYQQIPQVGQYQQCPRGGEPTEASDSDPNSVKGTFEKLDLFCKEGNVKEAMEVGQYQQSPQGGEPAEASDSDPTSVKGTLEELDLFCKEGEVKEALKVLDMLQRQDVHVNLDRYIQLMDACGEAKALEEAKSVHENMKLLSPLEVSTYNRILEMYSKCGSMEDASMVFDNMPKRNLTSWDIMITWSAKNGHGEDAIDLFTQFKEAGLKPDGQMFIGVFYACSIVGDANEGLLHFKSMRKDYGIVPTTDHYVSVVDMLGSIGLLDEALEFIEKMTLEPNVDVWKTLMHYCRVHGFLELGDRCAELVDQLNPSCLNEQAKAGLIPVSESDLVKKKEKKQIAAKNLLEVRSRVHEYRAGDRSHPDNEKFYSLLRGLREQMKEAGYIPETRFVLHDIDQEGKEDALLSHSERLAVADGLLASSARSPIRVIKNLRVCGDCHSALKIISKIVGRELIMRDAKRFHHLKDGKCSCNDYW; from the exons ATGTGGAGGAGACTAGTACCCTCATCACCAGGGAGGCGTCAAGCTTTTGGCTCAGCCCCGTGCAGATCCACCCGTCCGTTCCTCAATTATTCAGCATCTTCCTTGGCAGTGGAACCGTTTCAGGGGTCATTTACTCTGTCATCATTTCACGCTTCTATCGCTTTTTCTTCTAGACCTGCATTTGCTATAAATCACGAGTACGACCAAGTTCAATCTGACCTTGAG GGAAGGAACAATACATTGGGGCAAAATGCAGATTACAGTGGGCTTCAcagtcaaaatattaaatggtCGTTTATGGAGATACCACATTATCACTGGAATTTTATACAGGACCCTATCCAGATTCATCCAGATCGTTTAAAGGCTCTCCGGCAGAGCTCGGACCAGTTTCGTCAGAATTACGGTGGGGGTTTCAAGGGAAGCACAGACACTGAAATTGTGAATAATCCAGTTCAACAAAGTGAAAACTTTAGCCGGTTTTGTGGGCCTGAAAATGGAAGGTTGCAGCAAACCACCCAACAAAATTCATATGTGGCTCACCAGGAAAAGCCGAGGGAACTGGTACAGATGCCACATGGTTTTAAATCACAAAGCAGTTCAGGATCTCCGGGAAGTATAAACCACAATTATATGCAACACTCTGCAGAATATCAGCAAAATACGGTTGATTATAATGTACGGAGCATTTCTgcacaaaatcaaattttaagtGATTGTTACAGAAATAATGCACTACACCAGCCCAGTGTTGATACCAGAAGATATCAGCAAAGCCCACAGGTTGGACAATATCACCAAAGGCTGCAGTTCGAACAATATCAGCAAAGCCCCCAGGTCGGACACTATCACCAAAGGCCGCAGTTTGGACATTATCACCAAAGGCTGCAGTTCAAACAATATCAGCAAAGCCCCCAGGTCGGACACTATCACCAAAGCCCCCAAGTCGGACAATATCAGAAAAGCTTCCAGGTCCGACAGTATCAAAGATACCCCCAGTTCAGACAATATGAACAAAGCCCCCAGGTCAGACAATATGAGCAAAGCCCCCATGTCAGACAATATGAGCAAAGCCCCCATGTCAGACAATATGAGCAAATCCCCCAGAGTGGACAGTATCAGAAAATCCCCCAGGTTGGACAGTATCAGCAAAGCCCCCATGTCAGACAATATGAGAAAAGCCCCCAGATTGGACAATATCAGCAAATCCCCCAGGTTGGACAGTATCAGCAATGCCCACGGGGTGGAGAACCAACTGAGGCTTCTGATAGTGACCCTAATAGTGTTAAGGGTACTTTTGAAAAGTTGGATTTGTTTTGCAAGGAGGGGAACGTTAAGGAGGCTATGGAGGTCGGACAGTATCAGCAAAGCCCACAAGGTGGAGAACCAGCTGAGGCTTCTGATAGTGACCCTACTAGTGTTAAGGGTACGCTTGAAGAGCTGGATTTGTTTTGCAAGGAGGGGGAAGTTAAGGAAGCTCTAAAGGTCTTGGACATGCTACAGAGGCAGGATGTGCATGTGAACTTGGACCGGTATATTCAGTTGATGGATGCATGCGGGGAGGCTAAAGCTCTTGAAGAAGCAAAATCTGTTCATGAAAACATGAAGTTACTGTCTCCTTTAGAAGTGAGCACCTACAACAGAATTTTAGAGATGTATTCAAAATGTGGTTCCATGGAGGATGCATCAATGGTTTTCGATAATATGCCGAAGCGCAATTTGACGTCTTGGGACATTATGATAACATGGTCTGCTAAAAATGGTCATGGGGAAGATGCCATTGATCTATTTACTCAGTTCAAGGAAGCAGGGCTGAAACCCGATGGACAAATGTTTATTGGGGTTTTCTATGCTTGTAGTATTGTGGGAGATGCAAATGAAGGATTATTGCATTTTAAATCAATGAGGAAAGATTATGGGATTGTCCCAACCACGGATCATTATGTGAGTGTAGTTGATATGCTCGGATCTATAGGTTTGCTGGATGAGGCTTTGGAGTTCATTGAAAAGATGACATTGGAACCCAATGTTGATGTTTGGAAAACCTTGATGCATTATTGCAGAGTTCATGGGTTCTTAGAGCTTGGGGATCGTTGTGCTGAGCTAGTTGATCAGCTGAATCCCTCTTGCTTAAATGAGCAAGCAAAGGCTGGCCTTATTCCTGTGAGTGAATCAGATCTTGttaagaagaaggagaagaaacaAATAGCCGCAAAAAATCTTTTAGAAGTCAGAAGTCGAGTCCACGAATATAGAGCAGGAGATAGATCTCATCCTGATAATGAGAAGTTTTACTCTCTACTTAGGGGTTTGAGGGAACAAATGAAGGAGGCTGGTTACATCCCAGAGACTAGATTTGTGTTGCATGACATAGATCAGGAAGGCAAGGAAGATGCTTTGCTTAGCCATAGTGAGAGACTTGCTGTTGCGGATGGTCTCCTTGCCAGCTCAGCTCGTTCACCTATTAGGGTAATCAAGAATCTTCGTGTATGTGGTGATTGCCACTCTGCGTTAAAGATCATCTCCAAAATTGTAGGTAGGGAACTTATTATGCGAGATGCTAAGAGGTTCCACCATCTCAAAGACGGCAAGTGCTCTTGCAATGATTACTGGTGA
- the LOC126782386 gene encoding pentatricopeptide repeat-containing protein At2g15690, mitochondrial-like isoform X2, whose protein sequence is MWRRLVPSSPGRRQAFGSAPCRSTRPFLNYSASSLAVEPFQGSFTLSSFHASIAFSSRPAFAINHEYDQVQSDLEGRNNTLGQNADYSGLHSQNIKWSFMEIPHYHWNFIQDPIQIHPDRLKALRQSSDQFRQNYGGGFKGSTDTEIVNNPVQQSENFSRFCGPENGRLQQTTQQNSYVAHQEKPRELVQMPHGFKSQSSSGSPGSINHNYMQHSAEYQQNTVDYNVRSISAQNQILSDCYRNNALHQPSVDTRRYQQSPQVGQYHQRLQFEQYQQSPQVGHYHQRPQFGHYHQRLQFKQYQQSPQVGHYHQSPQVGQYQKSFQVRQYQRYPQFRQYEQSPQVRQYEQSPHVRQYEQSPHVRQYEQIPQSGQYQKIPQVGQYQQSPHVRQYEKSPQIGQYQQIPQVGQYQQCPRGGEPTEASDSDPNSVKGTFEKLDLFCKEGNVKEAMEVGQYQQSPQGGEPAEASDSDPTSVKGTLEELDLFCKEGEVKEALKVLDMLQRQDVHVNLDRYIQLMDACGEAKALEEAKSVHENMKLLSPLEVSTYNRILEMYSKCGSMEDASMVFDNMPKRNLTSWDIMITWSAKNGHGEDAIDLFTQFKEAGLKPDGQMFIGVFYACSIVGDANEGLLHFKSMRKDYGIVPTTDHYVSVVDMLGSIGLLDEALEFIEKMTLEPNVDVWKTLMHYCRVHGFLELGDRCAELVDQLNPSCLNEQAKAGLIPVSESDLVKKKEKKQIAAKNLLEVRSRVHEYRAGDRSHPDNEKFYSLLRGLREQMKEAGYIPETRFVLHDIDQEGKEDALLSHSERLAVADGLLASSARSPIRVIKNLRVCGDCHSALKIISKIVADKADGYVVQYDHLVE, encoded by the exons ATGTGGAGGAGACTAGTACCCTCATCACCAGGGAGGCGTCAAGCTTTTGGCTCAGCCCCGTGCAGATCCACCCGTCCGTTCCTCAATTATTCAGCATCTTCCTTGGCAGTGGAACCGTTTCAGGGGTCATTTACTCTGTCATCATTTCACGCTTCTATCGCTTTTTCTTCTAGACCTGCATTTGCTATAAATCACGAGTACGACCAAGTTCAATCTGACCTTGAG GGAAGGAACAATACATTGGGGCAAAATGCAGATTACAGTGGGCTTCAcagtcaaaatattaaatggtCGTTTATGGAGATACCACATTATCACTGGAATTTTATACAGGACCCTATCCAGATTCATCCAGATCGTTTAAAGGCTCTCCGGCAGAGCTCGGACCAGTTTCGTCAGAATTACGGTGGGGGTTTCAAGGGAAGCACAGACACTGAAATTGTGAATAATCCAGTTCAACAAAGTGAAAACTTTAGCCGGTTTTGTGGGCCTGAAAATGGAAGGTTGCAGCAAACCACCCAACAAAATTCATATGTGGCTCACCAGGAAAAGCCGAGGGAACTGGTACAGATGCCACATGGTTTTAAATCACAAAGCAGTTCAGGATCTCCGGGAAGTATAAACCACAATTATATGCAACACTCTGCAGAATATCAGCAAAATACGGTTGATTATAATGTACGGAGCATTTCTgcacaaaatcaaattttaagtGATTGTTACAGAAATAATGCACTACACCAGCCCAGTGTTGATACCAGAAGATATCAGCAAAGCCCACAGGTTGGACAATATCACCAAAGGCTGCAGTTCGAACAATATCAGCAAAGCCCCCAGGTCGGACACTATCACCAAAGGCCGCAGTTTGGACATTATCACCAAAGGCTGCAGTTCAAACAATATCAGCAAAGCCCCCAGGTCGGACACTATCACCAAAGCCCCCAAGTCGGACAATATCAGAAAAGCTTCCAGGTCCGACAGTATCAAAGATACCCCCAGTTCAGACAATATGAACAAAGCCCCCAGGTCAGACAATATGAGCAAAGCCCCCATGTCAGACAATATGAGCAAAGCCCCCATGTCAGACAATATGAGCAAATCCCCCAGAGTGGACAGTATCAGAAAATCCCCCAGGTTGGACAGTATCAGCAAAGCCCCCATGTCAGACAATATGAGAAAAGCCCCCAGATTGGACAATATCAGCAAATCCCCCAGGTTGGACAGTATCAGCAATGCCCACGGGGTGGAGAACCAACTGAGGCTTCTGATAGTGACCCTAATAGTGTTAAGGGTACTTTTGAAAAGTTGGATTTGTTTTGCAAGGAGGGGAACGTTAAGGAGGCTATGGAGGTCGGACAGTATCAGCAAAGCCCACAAGGTGGAGAACCAGCTGAGGCTTCTGATAGTGACCCTACTAGTGTTAAGGGTACGCTTGAAGAGCTGGATTTGTTTTGCAAGGAGGGGGAAGTTAAGGAAGCTCTAAAGGTCTTGGACATGCTACAGAGGCAGGATGTGCATGTGAACTTGGACCGGTATATTCAGTTGATGGATGCATGCGGGGAGGCTAAAGCTCTTGAAGAAGCAAAATCTGTTCATGAAAACATGAAGTTACTGTCTCCTTTAGAAGTGAGCACCTACAACAGAATTTTAGAGATGTATTCAAAATGTGGTTCCATGGAGGATGCATCAATGGTTTTCGATAATATGCCGAAGCGCAATTTGACGTCTTGGGACATTATGATAACATGGTCTGCTAAAAATGGTCATGGGGAAGATGCCATTGATCTATTTACTCAGTTCAAGGAAGCAGGGCTGAAACCCGATGGACAAATGTTTATTGGGGTTTTCTATGCTTGTAGTATTGTGGGAGATGCAAATGAAGGATTATTGCATTTTAAATCAATGAGGAAAGATTATGGGATTGTCCCAACCACGGATCATTATGTGAGTGTAGTTGATATGCTCGGATCTATAGGTTTGCTGGATGAGGCTTTGGAGTTCATTGAAAAGATGACATTGGAACCCAATGTTGATGTTTGGAAAACCTTGATGCATTATTGCAGAGTTCATGGGTTCTTAGAGCTTGGGGATCGTTGTGCTGAGCTAGTTGATCAGCTGAATCCCTCTTGCTTAAATGAGCAAGCAAAGGCTGGCCTTATTCCTGTGAGTGAATCAGATCTTGttaagaagaaggagaagaaacaAATAGCCGCAAAAAATCTTTTAGAAGTCAGAAGTCGAGTCCACGAATATAGAGCAGGAGATAGATCTCATCCTGATAATGAGAAGTTTTACTCTCTACTTAGGGGTTTGAGGGAACAAATGAAGGAGGCTGGTTACATCCCAGAGACTAGATTTGTGTTGCATGACATAGATCAGGAAGGCAAGGAAGATGCTTTGCTTAGCCATAGTGAGAGACTTGCTGTTGCGGATGGTCTCCTTGCCAGCTCAGCTCGTTCACCTATTAGGGTAATCAAGAATCTTCGTGTATGTGGTGATTGCCACTCTGCGTTAAAGATCATCTCCAAAATTGTAG CAGACAAGGCAGACGGATATGTTGTACAATATGATCATCTTGTAGAATAA